The following are encoded together in the Parabacteroides chongii genome:
- a CDS encoding RNA polymerase sigma factor encodes MKIFGGHKRAYIDKEYELISELKRGDYDAFDKLYNLYADSLYSFILKMTKSRSESEDILQETFLKVWYMREKISPDKSFKSFLFTISHNLIIDSFRIKLNNIDFELFLQNDIEHPLENSMEESSEDFLKLLSLAKRKISDKQRAIFELKYEKGYSNVEIAEKLNLSEKTIRNQSSIIVNIIKNALALIILFIISR; translated from the coding sequence ATGAAGATATTCGGTGGTCATAAACGTGCTTATATAGATAAGGAATATGAATTGATATCGGAATTGAAGCGAGGTGATTATGACGCTTTCGATAAACTTTACAATTTATATGCTGATAGTTTATATAGCTTTATATTGAAAATGACGAAATCTCGTTCTGAATCAGAAGATATTCTACAAGAGACTTTTTTAAAAGTCTGGTATATGAGGGAGAAGATTTCACCGGATAAATCTTTCAAATCTTTTCTTTTTACTATATCCCATAATTTGATCATTGATTCATTTAGGATAAAGCTAAACAATATAGATTTTGAGCTTTTTCTACAAAATGATATAGAACATCCTTTAGAGAACTCGATGGAAGAGAGTTCGGAAGATTTTTTGAAACTATTATCGTTGGCTAAGAGAAAGATTTCAGATAAACAACGTGCTATCTTTGAATTGAAATATGAAAAAGGGTATTCTAATGTCGAGATTGCAGAGAAGTTGAATCTTTCTGAGAAAACAATCAGGAATCAATCGTCGATTATTGTAAATATAATAAAAAATGCTTTGGCTTTGATTATCTTGTTTATTATCAGTCGATAA
- a CDS encoding N-acetylmuramic acid 6-phosphate etherase encodes MKKHFLGIDIGGSWLKGMLVSCDDDCSARQLAMECRHKKPVRVSSHLGREATVYDFIQSLELLLRDLNIDARKIDGIGISSAGIVHYDGSGVALCASHLSALMSKEWIDYLKEQIGAPVVLINDAEAACIGAASLDYLSGNVCYGIAPIGTGLGFVVLRNGRRWCEASVQLPLLGSVYTQPDSNFDTLVGVSKYARLGNSNSLCEFFTEKEHENLRNTYLDNLAGVIYSSSVIYGVEEFCIAGGLANAVTSLDWNLESKLEKCLSHYPMYNQKKLRVRVFKEGNQLPLIGAVLLARGNSFVIENRQVLAYSDMRTEQPYDASLMLNKLDTASVLEKLFMLEQEAGSRLKDSLPVLKSIIDQIVPKLSNGGRLIYVGCGTSGRLAAIDAVELACTFGFPRDKVLTFISGGITDAAIDIEQNFEEDASAVPELLMANVSQKDVVIGISVSGKAFYVQSALAYAKKEGALSVMIQAVDKELPFCDYVLPLNTGGELIAGSTRMKAGSATKKVLNFISTTVMIRLGKVYGCYMTELECLNEKLRERAVGILRILFGLSDAEALDKLKENNYNLNQTIRKISIDE; translated from the coding sequence ATGAAAAAACATTTTTTAGGGATTGATATTGGTGGATCCTGGTTAAAAGGAATGCTTGTCTCATGCGATGATGATTGTTCGGCCCGACAATTGGCTATGGAGTGTCGTCATAAGAAGCCGGTTCGGGTGAGTAGCCATTTAGGTCGTGAGGCGACAGTTTATGATTTTATTCAGAGTTTGGAACTCTTGTTAAGGGACTTGAATATTGATGCGAGGAAAATAGATGGGATTGGGATCTCGTCTGCGGGTATCGTTCACTATGACGGTAGTGGAGTGGCATTATGTGCTTCTCATTTAAGTGCATTGATGTCAAAGGAGTGGATCGACTATTTGAAAGAACAAATCGGAGCCCCGGTTGTTTTAATTAACGATGCGGAAGCGGCTTGTATTGGTGCGGCGAGTTTAGATTATTTATCCGGTAACGTTTGTTATGGAATAGCGCCTATTGGTACCGGGTTGGGTTTTGTGGTGTTGAGAAATGGACGAAGATGGTGTGAGGCTTCGGTTCAGTTGCCTCTTTTAGGATCGGTTTATACACAACCAGATTCTAATTTTGATACTCTTGTCGGTGTATCGAAATATGCTCGGTTGGGAAACAGTAATAGTTTATGTGAGTTCTTTACAGAAAAAGAACATGAAAATTTAAGGAATACTTATTTGGATAATCTGGCCGGAGTGATTTATTCTTCTTCTGTGATTTATGGGGTTGAGGAGTTTTGTATAGCGGGCGGATTAGCGAATGCCGTTACTTCATTGGATTGGAATTTGGAATCAAAATTAGAGAAGTGTTTGAGCCATTATCCCATGTATAACCAAAAAAAGTTACGAGTACGTGTTTTTAAGGAAGGCAATCAATTACCGTTGATTGGAGCTGTGTTGTTGGCCAGAGGGAATAGTTTTGTTATTGAGAACCGTCAGGTTTTAGCTTATTCCGATATGCGAACGGAACAACCGTATGACGCCTCTCTTATGTTAAACAAATTGGATACGGCCTCTGTGTTGGAGAAGTTGTTTATGTTGGAACAAGAGGCCGGATCGAGATTGAAAGATTCATTACCGGTTCTCAAATCTATTATCGATCAGATTGTTCCTAAATTGTCAAATGGAGGCCGGTTGATTTATGTAGGATGTGGAACAAGTGGGCGTTTAGCTGCGATAGATGCGGTAGAATTAGCTTGTACGTTTGGTTTTCCGCGAGATAAGGTGTTAACGTTTATTTCTGGGGGTATAACGGATGCCGCGATAGATATAGAACAGAATTTCGAGGAGGATGCAAGTGCTGTTCCAGAATTATTAATGGCTAATGTTTCACAGAAGGATGTGGTTATTGGTATTTCCGTAAGCGGAAAGGCTTTTTATGTGCAGTCCGCGTTAGCTTATGCAAAAAAAGAGGGGGCTTTATCGGTTATGATTCAGGCTGTTGATAAGGAACTTCCTTTTTGTGATTATGTCTTACCTTTGAATACAGGGGGAGAATTAATCGCCGGCAGTACTCGGATGAAAGCTGGTTCCGCGACAAAGAAGGTACTTAATTTTATTTCGACAACCGTCATGATTCGACTAGGGAAAGTATATGGCTGTTATATGACGGAACTGGAATGTCTCAATGAGAAATTAAGGGAACGGGCTGTCGGGATACTCCGGATTTTATTTGGCTTGTCTGACGCGGAAGCTTTGGACAAACTGAAAGAAAATAACTATAACTTAAATCAGACAATCAGGAAAATCTCAATTGACGAATGA
- a CDS encoding threonine/serine ThrE exporter family protein, giving the protein MTDKEVLLLRRKLDLLLRTGKLLMESAADTNRIERNMKRVAAFMGIPEEKLHIDIRWTMIMVNVSDERNSFSKFQKCEKHGINMTTISQVSDLSWHAIEKDYSLDKYEEELEKIARKPRNYVPYIVAIGAGFACGGFCKLFGSDWIAFLFASICAFIGFRVRARCVEAGLNVYMSIALAAFIATCTAYLSSFSGLSETPYHPLLACALFIVPGVPLINFVDDMLDNHLLVGMTRAANTAMMVGAMTFGIAFALRILVMNDVAIDHKFSELSMVPHDPYYVYAIAAAIAAMGFSMIFNIQRRLLWVVAVGGIIAVCTRNFVNFELGYGPVIGSFMGSFVVSLLAVKAVHWFHVPNHVLTIPSVIPMIPGVLMYRSLLAFINLHGVIGEVTNAFFNGINSALIILCISLGVAVPNIFARQYIAKDRKKYLQEELEKRRQRGKFLEW; this is encoded by the coding sequence ATGACAGACAAGGAAGTATTGTTACTGCGACGCAAATTGGACCTTTTGCTGCGTACAGGCAAATTATTGATGGAAAGTGCTGCCGACACCAACCGTATTGAACGGAATATGAAACGAGTAGCAGCTTTTATGGGTATCCCGGAAGAAAAATTACATATCGATATCCGGTGGACGATGATCATGGTGAATGTGAGCGATGAAAGGAACTCGTTTTCCAAATTCCAGAAATGTGAGAAACATGGCATTAACATGACCACTATCTCACAAGTCAGCGACCTCTCCTGGCATGCCATCGAAAAAGATTATTCGCTGGACAAATACGAAGAAGAACTGGAAAAGATAGCCCGGAAACCACGCAACTATGTACCTTATATTGTCGCTATCGGTGCAGGATTTGCCTGTGGAGGATTCTGTAAACTGTTCGGTTCCGACTGGATTGCCTTTCTGTTCGCTTCCATTTGTGCATTCATTGGTTTCAGGGTACGTGCACGATGCGTTGAAGCCGGCTTAAACGTATATATGAGCATAGCACTAGCCGCTTTTATAGCCACCTGTACAGCATACCTCTCCTCTTTTTCGGGCTTATCCGAGACACCCTACCATCCGCTACTCGCCTGTGCTCTGTTCATTGTGCCGGGAGTGCCGCTGATCAACTTTGTGGACGATATGCTCGACAACCATTTGCTGGTTGGGATGACACGTGCCGCCAATACCGCTATGATGGTAGGTGCAATGACTTTCGGTATCGCATTCGCGCTGCGCATACTGGTCATGAATGATGTTGCGATCGACCATAAATTCAGCGAATTAAGCATGGTTCCCCATGATCCTTATTATGTTTATGCAATCGCCGCTGCTATCGCTGCTATGGGATTCTCAATGATATTCAATATACAGCGCCGCCTGTTATGGGTCGTTGCCGTTGGTGGTATCATTGCTGTGTGTACCCGTAACTTTGTGAACTTCGAACTCGGTTACGGTCCTGTGATCGGCTCGTTCATGGGAAGTTTCGTGGTCAGCCTCCTGGCTGTCAAGGCAGTCCATTGGTTTCATGTCCCCAACCATGTATTAACGATCCCGTCGGTAATCCCTATGATCCCCGGAGTCCTGATGTACCGCTCCCTGTTAGCTTTCATCAACCTGCACGGAGTGATCGGCGAGGTAACGAATGCATTCTTCAACGGTATCAATTCAGCCCTTATCATTCTCTGTATTTCACTGGGAGTTGCCGTTCCGAATATTTTTGCCCGTCAATACATTGCAAAAGACCGGAAAAAGTATTTGCAGGAAGAATTGGAGAAACGCCGGCAACGTGGCAAGTTCCTAGAATGGTAA
- a CDS encoding FecR family protein: MENTLLLRELLHKYFHGKLTKKELTDFRSVVNEMSDEMFKKELDFIWNNENDVIPMDTLTKNNILQSVHNIIDHKAIVVKRVFNWWKIAAIIMMPILLINISLLFMDNKEEYVANVQEYTVLSGKGQKNQILLPDGTHIWLNSESEISYTSNFNQSNRSIKLKGEAFFDVKKNEYLPFNVEVDSINIQVLGTAFNVSAYADDPNIKVSLERGKVEVRMHDDNSFLATLNPNEQATIDKKSIVTTITDCEAYTESIWRQNVLKINNIYTDEMIKKLERWYGVHINVQNMPVSKRYGLTIKEESLREMLELINSITPIIYRIEGEEVTISYK, from the coding sequence ATGGAGAATACATTATTGTTAAGAGAGTTGTTGCACAAATATTTTCATGGTAAGTTGACCAAAAAGGAGTTGACTGACTTCCGGTCTGTGGTTAATGAAATGTCCGATGAAATGTTCAAAAAAGAATTGGATTTCATTTGGAATAATGAAAACGATGTAATACCAATGGATACATTAACAAAAAATAATATTCTTCAGTCTGTACATAATATTATAGATCATAAAGCGATAGTTGTAAAAAGAGTATTCAACTGGTGGAAAATTGCTGCCATTATTATGATGCCGATATTGCTTATAAATATTTCTCTATTATTTATGGATAATAAAGAAGAGTATGTGGCAAATGTTCAGGAATATACAGTCTTGTCTGGAAAAGGACAGAAAAATCAGATATTATTACCGGATGGAACTCATATTTGGTTAAATTCCGAATCGGAAATAAGTTATACTTCCAATTTCAATCAATCGAATAGAAGTATAAAATTGAAAGGGGAAGCCTTCTTCGATGTGAAAAAGAACGAGTATTTACCTTTCAATGTGGAGGTCGACTCAATTAATATTCAGGTATTGGGCACAGCTTTCAATGTATCTGCATATGCTGACGATCCAAATATTAAGGTTTCATTAGAGAGAGGTAAGGTGGAGGTTCGGATGCACGATGATAATAGTTTTCTGGCTACATTGAATCCGAACGAACAAGCTACTATAGATAAAAAGAGTATAGTAACAACAATCACTGACTGTGAGGCTTATACAGAAAGTATATGGCGACAAAATGTTTTAAAAATAAACAATATATATACGGATGAAATGATAAAGAAACTGGAACGTTGGTATGGAGTTCATATCAATGTGCAAAATATGCCGGTATCGAAGAGGTACGGACTTACGATAAAAGAAGAATCTTTGCGTGAAATGTTAGAACTGATCAATAGTATAACGCCTATTATATATAGGATAGAAGGAGAGGAGGTGACAATATCATATAAATAA
- a CDS encoding TonB-dependent receptor, whose translation MVKKIIFLLAFFSFFVVINTTAIAQSAQKIDITLKKQTIKELISTLEKKTDYTFLYSDIDVDAPVDIDVEGKSIREVLNMVFGPYDISYEIKNKRIILRKGANRTTDQTLNKIIVKGTVLDAQNEPLSGASITIKSQQTGTVSDIDGKFSLEVPQNSVISVSYLGFVSKDVKVTDGRDLRIVLQENAKQLEGVVVVGYGVQKKVNISGAVDAVGTEVFEGRSFPNATQALQGAVPNLNISLADGKPQRAASFNIRGTTSIGQGGNALVLIDGVEGDPSLLNPNDIASVSVLKDAASAAIYGARAAFGVVLITTKAPQKGKVSVNYTGNFSLRSIAKKPEYVTDGVTYLEHFREAWWNQNGTVPENLNGFQPYSDAWLERMRAWKASGAGPKTEILPNGDYEYYYNMDHYDLLYKDHSFAQDHNLNISGGSDKSDFYISGRFYGFDGMFNFNPDDYKAYNLRAKGSLMATKWLRISNNMEFSRDYFHQPLFGAASGFLTPERCIEVTGFPTMPIYNPDGTYTRTGAFGIGGLINKTNYRDNTRNLFKNTVGFSANFLNNTLRVNGDYTFSYDVGERFEKAVKVPFYDNANATAPTGIFGDELGSILERTGKTMYTASNIYAEYENTFAEDHYLKAMAGWNYETSTFKVNSISRNGLLIESAESVQLATGKSIYPSAEYVRWRTLGTFFRLNYSYKNRYLVEVNGRYDGSSRFPNNQQWGFFPSISGAWRVSEESFWHVNDNILSDAKVRASYGSLGNGNISPYQYLDLLYISNSRLVLDGALRKRTSAPNPIPDGLTWEKATTTNIGLDFGVLKGKLRFNGDYYIRKTTDMYVPGPTLPDIFGAAAPKGNYAGMTTKGFELTLNWQDQFMLADKNFNYQIRATLYDYVSKIDKYNNPTKRFTDYYEGMTVGEIWGFKTDGLFQHDPTPEEYVNTIFTPSSDSKWHAGDLKIQNLDNSPDNMITKGDQTVDNPGDMTIIGNSSPRYQYSFTLSADWNGFFLSAFFQGVGKMNWYPGAESAFWGQYNRAYNQIPSWHLGNYWTPENTGAYLPRYRGGQNPPVFEANDRYLQNAAYLMLKNLQIGYTLPESWSSKIGAKNARIYLSGENLASWSPLYKVTKNSMDVLTAMGTTDPDGDGSFDQGSGNGYPLLKTFSLGVSVTF comes from the coding sequence ATGGTTAAAAAAATAATATTCTTATTGGCATTTTTTTCCTTTTTTGTAGTGATAAATACTACTGCCATAGCTCAATCAGCACAAAAAATAGATATTACGCTGAAGAAGCAAACGATAAAAGAATTAATATCTACATTAGAAAAGAAAACTGATTATACTTTCTTGTATAGTGATATTGATGTAGATGCTCCTGTCGATATTGATGTAGAGGGGAAAAGTATCCGGGAAGTTTTGAATATGGTGTTTGGGCCGTATGATATCTCATATGAGATAAAAAATAAAAGAATCATACTGAGGAAGGGAGCAAATAGAACAACTGATCAGACATTAAATAAGATTATTGTTAAAGGAACTGTTTTGGATGCTCAAAACGAACCTCTTTCAGGAGCTTCGATTACAATAAAATCTCAACAGACAGGAACGGTTTCGGACATTGATGGTAAGTTCAGTTTGGAAGTACCTCAGAATAGCGTAATTAGTGTTTCTTATCTGGGGTTTGTAAGCAAAGATGTTAAAGTCACGGATGGCAGAGATTTAAGAATCGTTCTGCAAGAGAATGCTAAGCAATTGGAGGGTGTAGTCGTAGTGGGATATGGCGTACAGAAAAAGGTAAATATTAGCGGCGCTGTAGATGCAGTAGGAACTGAAGTGTTTGAAGGTCGATCATTTCCTAATGCTACGCAGGCGTTACAAGGTGCTGTTCCCAACTTGAATATAAGTTTGGCAGACGGAAAACCCCAACGTGCTGCTTCTTTCAATATACGCGGTACTACTTCAATTGGGCAGGGAGGTAATGCTTTGGTTTTAATAGATGGTGTGGAAGGAGATCCTTCTTTGCTTAACCCCAATGATATTGCAAGTGTCAGTGTTTTGAAAGATGCCGCTTCGGCTGCTATTTATGGTGCTAGAGCAGCTTTTGGAGTAGTGTTGATAACAACAAAAGCTCCACAAAAAGGTAAAGTATCAGTTAATTATACCGGAAACTTTTCTCTCAGATCGATTGCGAAAAAGCCAGAGTATGTAACTGATGGTGTGACTTATTTGGAACATTTCAGAGAAGCGTGGTGGAACCAGAACGGAACAGTACCGGAAAATCTGAATGGTTTTCAACCCTATAGTGATGCATGGCTGGAACGCATGAGGGCTTGGAAAGCATCAGGCGCAGGACCGAAGACTGAAATATTACCAAATGGAGATTATGAGTATTATTACAACATGGACCATTATGATCTTTTATATAAAGACCACTCTTTTGCTCAGGATCATAACTTGAATATTTCAGGGGGGAGCGATAAGAGCGATTTTTATATTTCAGGACGTTTTTATGGTTTCGATGGTATGTTTAACTTTAATCCGGATGATTATAAGGCCTATAATCTAAGGGCTAAAGGTTCTCTTATGGCTACGAAATGGTTACGTATTTCCAATAATATGGAATTTTCTCGAGATTATTTCCATCAACCTCTTTTCGGAGCTGCTTCTGGCTTTCTTACTCCCGAGCGTTGTATCGAAGTAACAGGCTTTCCAACAATGCCGATATATAACCCTGATGGGACTTATACACGTACAGGGGCTTTTGGTATTGGCGGTTTGATTAATAAAACGAATTATAGGGATAATACGAGAAATTTGTTTAAAAATACAGTCGGTTTTAGTGCTAATTTCCTTAATAATACATTACGCGTTAATGGAGATTATACTTTTAGTTATGATGTTGGCGAACGTTTTGAAAAAGCGGTTAAAGTTCCGTTCTATGATAATGCGAATGCAACTGCTCCTACTGGAATATTTGGAGACGAATTAGGAAGTATCCTTGAACGGACAGGTAAAACGATGTATACGGCTTCCAATATTTATGCAGAGTATGAAAATACATTTGCGGAAGATCATTATTTAAAAGCGATGGCCGGTTGGAATTACGAAACATCTACTTTTAAAGTGAACAGCATTTCGCGTAACGGGTTGTTAATTGAAAGTGCAGAAAGCGTGCAATTAGCTACCGGAAAGTCTATTTATCCATCAGCAGAGTATGTTAGATGGAGAACATTGGGTACGTTTTTCCGCCTGAACTATAGTTATAAGAATCGTTATTTGGTGGAAGTAAATGGACGATATGATGGTTCTTCTCGATTTCCGAACAATCAGCAATGGGGATTTTTCCCTTCTATTTCAGGTGCATGGAGAGTTTCGGAAGAATCGTTCTGGCATGTGAATGATAATATTTTATCAGATGCTAAGGTGCGTGCTTCTTATGGCTCTTTAGGTAATGGGAACATTTCTCCTTATCAATACTTGGATTTGTTATACATTTCTAACTCGAGGTTGGTACTTGATGGTGCGTTGCGTAAAAGAACAAGTGCTCCCAATCCTATTCCGGATGGACTGACATGGGAAAAAGCTACCACTACGAATATTGGATTGGATTTTGGAGTATTAAAAGGTAAATTACGTTTCAATGGTGATTATTACATTCGAAAAACGACGGATATGTATGTACCGGGACCTACTTTACCTGATATTTTTGGTGCTGCCGCTCCTAAAGGTAATTATGCAGGGATGACAACGAAGGGATTTGAACTTACCCTGAATTGGCAAGATCAATTCATGCTAGCTGATAAAAACTTCAATTATCAGATTCGTGCAACTCTATACGACTATGTATCGAAAATCGACAAGTATAACAATCCAACCAAGCGATTTACGGATTATTACGAAGGAATGACCGTTGGTGAGATTTGGGGATTTAAAACGGATGGATTATTCCAACATGATCCGACGCCGGAAGAATATGTCAATACTATTTTTACACCTTCTTCTGATTCTAAATGGCATGCAGGTGACCTGAAGATTCAAAATTTGGATAATAGTCCTGATAATATGATTACTAAAGGCGATCAAACGGTAGATAATCCCGGAGATATGACTATTATCGGTAACTCTTCTCCTCGTTATCAGTATAGTTTTACTTTGAGTGCTGATTGGAATGGATTTTTCTTATCTGCGTTCTTCCAAGGGGTAGGCAAAATGAATTGGTATCCGGGAGCGGAATCTGCTTTTTGGGGACAGTATAATCGGGCATACAACCAAATACCGTCATGGCATCTAGGTAATTATTGGACACCGGAAAATACAGGTGCTTATTTACCACGCTATAGGGGAGGTCAGAATCCTCCGGTATTTGAAGCGAACGATAGATATTTGCAAAATGCAGCTTATTTGATGTTGAAGAATTTGCAGATAGGTTATACGCTACCTGAATCATGGTCATCAAAGATAGGTGCAAAGAATGCCCGTATCTATTTGAGTGGTGAAAATCTAGCAAGTTGGTCGCCTCTCTACAAGGTAACAAAAAATAGCATGGATGTTCTTACTGCGATGGGAACGACAGATCCTGACGGCGATGGTAGTTTTGATCAAGGATCAGGAAACGGATACCCTTTGTTGAAGACTTTCTCACTTGGTGTTTCAGTTACTTTTTAG
- the atpD gene encoding F0F1 ATP synthase subunit beta encodes MGETKGYVSQVIGPVVDIHFDNEKEEKIVLPRIHDAMEITRPNGKVLIVEVQQHIGENTVRTVAMDTTDGLQRGMKAVSCGSPITMPVGDQVKGRLMNVTGDSIDGMEELDRKGALPIHREPPKFEDLTTSKDVLYTGIKVIDLLEPYSKGGKIGLFGGAGVGKTVLIMELINNIAKKNNGFSVFAGVGERTREGNDLLREMIQSNVIRYGKEFKESMEAGHWDLSKIDHEELAKSQATLVFGQMNEPPGARSSVALSGLTIAESFRDLAPEGETRDILFFIDNIFRFTQAGSEVSALLGRMPSAVGYQPTLATEMGAMQERITSTKKGSITSVQAVYVPADDLTDPAPATTFTHLDATTVLSRKITELGIYPAVDPLESTSRILDPLVVGKEHYETAQRVKQILQRNKELQDIISILGMEELSDEDRQTVNRARRVQRFLSQPFAVAEQFTGVPGVMVSIEDTIRGFNMIMDGETDDIPEQAFLNVGTIEDVIEKGKKLAEQAN; translated from the coding sequence ATGGGAGAAACAAAAGGTTATGTTTCGCAGGTTATCGGTCCGGTAGTGGATATTCACTTCGATAATGAAAAAGAAGAGAAAATTGTGTTACCACGCATCCATGATGCCATGGAGATAACCCGCCCCAATGGAAAAGTGCTGATTGTTGAAGTACAGCAGCATATTGGGGAAAACACAGTCCGTACAGTGGCTATGGACACGACGGACGGACTGCAGCGAGGAATGAAAGCCGTATCATGCGGTTCGCCCATTACCATGCCTGTTGGAGACCAGGTAAAAGGGCGTTTGATGAATGTGACCGGTGATTCGATCGACGGGATGGAAGAACTGGATCGTAAAGGAGCTCTTCCCATCCATCGTGAACCACCGAAGTTTGAGGATTTAACAACCAGTAAGGACGTCCTTTACACAGGTATTAAAGTGATCGATCTGCTGGAACCTTATTCCAAGGGTGGTAAAATCGGACTTTTCGGTGGTGCCGGCGTAGGTAAGACAGTTCTTATCATGGAACTGATCAATAACATTGCCAAGAAGAACAACGGATTCTCTGTTTTCGCCGGTGTAGGTGAACGTACCCGTGAAGGTAACGACCTGCTGCGCGAGATGATCCAGTCGAACGTGATCCGTTATGGTAAGGAATTTAAAGAAAGTATGGAAGCCGGTCATTGGGACCTGTCGAAGATAGACCATGAAGAACTGGCGAAATCGCAGGCTACCCTGGTATTCGGGCAGATGAACGAACCCCCGGGAGCACGTTCTTCGGTAGCCCTATCCGGTTTAACAATAGCCGAATCGTTCCGCGACCTGGCTCCGGAGGGCGAGACACGCGATATCCTGTTCTTTATTGATAATATCTTCCGTTTCACACAAGCCGGTTCGGAAGTATCCGCCCTGTTGGGTCGTATGCCGTCTGCCGTAGGTTATCAACCGACCCTGGCAACAGAAATGGGTGCTATGCAGGAACGCATCACTTCGACAAAGAAAGGCTCCATCACATCCGTACAAGCTGTGTATGTGCCCGCCGACGACTTGACAGACCCGGCTCCGGCAACCACCTTTACACACCTGGATGCAACCACCGTGTTGAGCCGTAAGATCACGGAGCTCGGTATCTATCCGGCTGTCGACCCGTTGGAATCGACTTCCCGTATCCTCGACCCGCTGGTTGTCGGCAAAGAACATTACGAAACAGCCCAGCGTGTAAAACAGATCCTCCAGCGTAACAAGGAATTGCAGGACATCATCTCAATCCTGGGTATGGAGGAACTTTCGGACGAGGACCGCCAGACGGTTAACCGCGCCCGCCGCGTACAACGCTTCCTGTCGCAGCCTTTCGCCGTGGCGGAACAGTTCACCGGCGTACCGGGCGTAATGGTCTCTATCGAAGATACGATCCGCGGATTCAATATGATCATGGACGGAGAGACAGACGATATCCCTGAACAGGCCTTCCTGAATGTAGGAACGATTGAAGAT